A section of the Solitalea canadensis DSM 3403 genome encodes:
- a CDS encoding DUF5723 family protein, producing the protein MNRKPIALLALLILVCSYVSAQRISVFGTGTMFEALENPAIGVLNRNCNTVQLNCFIPSINADGRYFGDADTLLRNYGLNGSRAIYNRPPLDDPQKINYGVAIASINWLSAKVLLNYRTGSELLVDVSTKGYGSADLKNEAVSAFNKNNLEVGSYPNQFLTDSYGSSYTQVALGFRRDINEFLSAGIKLGYVSGINYGDLKFTNTRMDIQQSLSTPDENQLYLSLTGTSKLLGKTESLEAKDFMPNFKNPGLTFSAGVNARIDDYWEASLYLKDAGFINWKENNKAKVYDGRRYINGVLLRDYSSDSLKTLLKFNDTTATTQHFRTSLPARLEGGVSGYITHYLRSAVFFSMPLQNLQTDIALINDFFYEDFHFILQAQYNTHNTFQVGTHFMIKTKVVDFVVGSDNLLGSIKLAKAANEDTQYYYDSRTTANVNFGLVFKFGKCYYSETAISIPMDDKSISRRDRRRVARTRSMGE; encoded by the coding sequence ATGAATCGTAAACCAATTGCTCTCCTTGCGCTGCTAATCTTAGTATGTAGCTACGTTTCGGCTCAACGCATTTCTGTTTTCGGAACAGGGACTATGTTTGAAGCTCTGGAAAATCCGGCAATTGGTGTTTTGAACAGAAACTGTAATACGGTTCAGTTAAATTGCTTTATACCTTCAATTAATGCAGATGGTAGATATTTTGGCGATGCCGACACCTTACTAAGGAATTATGGACTAAATGGAAGTCGGGCCATTTATAACCGCCCCCCATTGGACGATCCTCAAAAAATAAATTATGGGGTAGCAATCGCATCAATCAATTGGCTTTCTGCAAAAGTTTTACTCAATTATCGTACAGGAAGTGAGTTGTTAGTTGATGTATCTACTAAAGGTTATGGGAGTGCTGACTTGAAAAACGAAGCAGTCAGTGCCTTCAATAAGAATAATTTAGAAGTTGGAAGTTACCCAAACCAGTTTCTTACCGATAGCTATGGAAGCTCATACACACAGGTAGCTTTAGGCTTCAGAAGAGATATTAATGAGTTTTTGTCGGCAGGTATTAAATTAGGTTATGTAAGCGGGATCAACTATGGTGACTTAAAATTTACCAATACCCGTATGGATATTCAGCAAAGCCTGAGTACTCCTGATGAAAATCAATTATATCTTAGCCTTACCGGAACATCTAAGCTTTTAGGAAAAACGGAATCGCTTGAAGCCAAAGATTTTATGCCCAACTTTAAGAATCCGGGATTAACTTTTTCCGCGGGAGTAAATGCCAGAATAGATGATTACTGGGAAGCTTCATTGTATCTGAAAGATGCCGGGTTTATTAACTGGAAAGAGAATAATAAGGCAAAGGTCTATGACGGTAGACGGTATATAAACGGTGTATTACTTCGGGATTATTCTTCTGACAGTTTAAAAACCCTTTTGAAGTTTAATGACACAACAGCTACCACTCAACACTTCAGGACATCATTGCCTGCAAGATTAGAAGGAGGAGTGAGTGGTTATATTACCCATTATTTAAGATCGGCAGTGTTTTTCTCGATGCCTTTGCAAAATCTGCAAACTGATATTGCCCTGATCAATGATTTTTTCTACGAAGACTTCCACTTCATTTTACAAGCACAATACAATACGCACAATACGTTTCAGGTCGGAACCCATTTTATGATCAAAACCAAAGTAGTTGATTTTGTTGTTGGCTCCGACAACTTGTTAGGCTCTATTAAGCTAGCTAAGGCTGCCAATGAGGATACTCAATACTATTATGATTCCCGAACTACAGCGAATGTAAACTTTGGCCTGGTATTTAAATTCGGAAAATGCTATTACTCTGAAACAGCTATTTCTATTCCTATGGATGATAAGAGTATCAGTAGACGAGATAGAAGGCGAGTTGCACGAACAAGATCGATGGGGGAGTAA
- the priA gene encoding replication restart helicase PriA translates to MLKLHSGDYNDRVTLFAEVVLPLAISRNYTYRIPFELNQTIRVGQRVIVQFGKNKVYTALVYQITTEAPTLYEAKYIISVLDDVPLVTENQLRLWQWISSYYMCYIGEVMNAALPAAMKLASETKITLNREHEFDKSLLNDKEFLVVDALELKEDLSISDIMKVLGQKTVMPVIKSLNEKRIVLISEELNDRYKPKLETFVKLHKVYNNPDQLKELFSILERAPKQVDLLMVYLHLSKLRPALTKKELLEESGASNAIFNALVEKDIFRTEKKEISRFSQPEIELIKNFSLSAAQEKSLDEIKDGFEANLPVLLHGVTASGKTQIYIKLIEACLKEHKQALYLLPEIALTAQMIQRLQAHFGDNVGIYHSKYNDNERAEVWQKTLKNQYKIILGARSSVFLPFADLGLIIVDEEHETSFKQFDPAPRYNARDTALYLSHLHKASIILGSATPSIESYYNATSNRYKLVTLTERFGGVQLPEIQVADLQQERKQKSMKSHFSSLLFNEIELALNKKEQVILFQNRRGYAPMLMCGTCGFTPKCINCDISLTYHKHDNKLHCHYCGFKDELFYRCPACGSTQVEQKGFGTEKIEDELAIILPTARIARMDLDSTRSKYGYQHLINDFEDRKIDILVGTQMVTKGLDFENVSLIGVLNADAMLNFPDFRAFERSFQLMTQVSGRAGRRSSRGKVIIQSNQPTHKVIEWVMYNKYEPFFKAELAERSGFHYPPFYRLIQIDIKNKDQNLANQSAEFLAKELRNQLGKRILGPEIPLISRIRNYYIKTIMIKIEKENVSIGKVKQVVQAAIDHFYTQKENRNSLIKIDVDPY, encoded by the coding sequence ATGCTTAAACTTCATTCTGGTGATTATAACGACAGAGTAACACTGTTCGCAGAGGTTGTGCTGCCCTTAGCAATTTCCAGAAACTATACTTATCGCATTCCATTTGAACTCAATCAAACTATCAGGGTTGGGCAACGGGTAATCGTGCAATTTGGAAAGAATAAAGTATACACTGCATTAGTTTATCAGATTACAACTGAAGCTCCAACCCTATACGAGGCAAAGTATATTATTTCTGTATTAGATGATGTGCCACTGGTAACGGAGAATCAGTTAAGATTATGGCAATGGATTTCATCCTATTACATGTGCTACATTGGAGAAGTGATGAATGCTGCATTACCAGCAGCCATGAAACTTGCCAGTGAGACTAAAATCACCTTGAATCGTGAACACGAGTTTGATAAAAGCTTATTGAATGATAAAGAGTTTTTGGTTGTAGATGCATTGGAACTAAAAGAAGACCTCAGTATTAGTGATATTATGAAGGTATTGGGTCAGAAAACCGTAATGCCAGTAATTAAATCATTAAATGAAAAAAGAATCGTTTTAATTTCGGAAGAACTAAATGACCGTTATAAACCCAAGCTCGAAACATTTGTTAAACTACACAAGGTTTATAATAATCCTGATCAATTAAAAGAGCTTTTTAGCATATTAGAAAGGGCCCCAAAGCAGGTGGATCTTTTAATGGTTTACCTACACCTTTCGAAGCTCCGACCGGCACTAACAAAAAAAGAGTTACTGGAAGAAAGCGGTGCTTCTAATGCCATTTTTAATGCTTTGGTAGAAAAGGACATTTTCAGAACCGAAAAAAAAGAAATCAGTCGCTTTTCACAACCTGAAATTGAACTAATAAAAAACTTTAGTCTTTCTGCTGCACAAGAAAAATCGTTGGATGAAATTAAGGACGGATTTGAGGCTAATCTTCCGGTTCTTCTTCACGGAGTTACAGCCTCCGGGAAAACGCAGATTTATATAAAACTCATTGAAGCTTGTCTAAAAGAACACAAGCAGGCTTTATACTTATTACCTGAAATTGCCCTTACGGCTCAAATGATTCAGCGTTTGCAAGCACATTTTGGTGATAACGTAGGAATTTATCATTCAAAATACAATGACAATGAACGGGCTGAAGTGTGGCAAAAAACGCTTAAAAATCAATACAAAATAATTTTAGGCGCACGATCTTCTGTTTTTCTGCCCTTTGCAGATTTAGGGCTAATCATTGTTGATGAAGAGCACGAAACTTCCTTTAAACAATTTGATCCGGCACCTCGCTATAATGCACGAGACACGGCTTTGTATCTCTCCCATTTGCATAAAGCTTCCATTATTTTAGGATCTGCAACACCTTCTATTGAAAGTTATTATAATGCAACCAGCAATCGTTATAAACTGGTTACGTTGACAGAGCGTTTTGGCGGAGTTCAATTACCAGAAATACAAGTAGCCGATTTACAGCAAGAACGCAAGCAAAAAAGCATGAAATCTCATTTTTCGAGCTTGTTGTTCAATGAAATTGAATTAGCACTTAATAAAAAGGAACAGGTAATCTTATTTCAAAACCGCCGTGGCTACGCTCCTATGCTAATGTGTGGCACTTGTGGATTCACTCCCAAATGCATCAATTGCGACATTAGCTTAACATACCATAAACATGATAATAAATTGCATTGTCATTATTGTGGCTTTAAAGACGAGTTGTTTTATCGTTGCCCGGCATGTGGTAGTACCCAAGTAGAACAAAAAGGTTTTGGAACGGAAAAGATCGAAGATGAACTGGCAATAATCCTTCCAACAGCTAGAATTGCGCGAATGGATTTGGATTCAACCCGCAGCAAATACGGGTATCAGCATCTGATCAACGATTTTGAAGACCGAAAGATTGATATCCTGGTAGGTACCCAGATGGTTACCAAAGGACTTGATTTTGAAAATGTAAGTTTAATCGGTGTGCTGAATGCTGATGCAATGCTGAATTTCCCTGATTTCAGAGCTTTTGAGCGCAGCTTTCAGTTAATGACACAAGTGAGTGGCCGGGCAGGCAGAAGAAGCAGCAGAGGCAAGGTAATCATACAAAGCAACCAACCTACTCATAAAGTTATTGAATGGGTTATGTACAATAAATATGAACCTTTCTTTAAAGCGGAGTTAGCAGAACGGAGTGGGTTTCATTATCCTCCATTCTATCGGCTTATACAAATTGATATTAAAAATAAAGACCAAAACCTGGCAAACCAATCTGCCGAGTTTTTAGCCAAAGAGTTAAGAAATCAGTTAGGAAAACGAATATTGGGTCCGGAAATACCACTAATATCTCGGATACGAAACTATTATATCAAAACAATTATGATCAAAATTGAGAAGGAAAATGTCTCAATTGGGAAGGTAAAGCAAGTTGTTCAGGCCGCTATCGATCACTTTTATACACAAAAAGAGAATCGTAACAGCCTGATCAAAATTGATGTAGATCCTTATTAA
- the smpB gene encoding SsrA-binding protein SmpB, with protein sequence MSGNNVNIKNKKAYFEYHILDKYTAGIKLLGTEIKSVRESKVNISDAFCAFIDGQLYVRNMHIAEYSHGSFYNHESKRDRALLLQKKELKKLLQRTKEKGLTIIPLYMFISERGFAKIEIGLAQGKKEFDKRDSIKERDAKVELGRARKF encoded by the coding sequence ATGTCGGGTAATAACGTAAATATAAAGAACAAGAAAGCCTATTTTGAATACCATATCCTTGATAAGTATACAGCAGGGATAAAATTGTTAGGAACAGAAATAAAATCTGTCCGTGAAAGTAAAGTAAATATTAGTGATGCATTTTGTGCGTTTATTGACGGACAATTGTATGTTAGAAACATGCACATTGCAGAATACTCTCATGGTTCATTTTATAATCATGAGTCAAAAAGAGATCGAGCTTTGCTATTGCAAAAAAAAGAGCTTAAAAAACTGTTACAACGCACAAAGGAAAAAGGTTTAACCATAATACCTTTATATATGTTTATCAGTGAACGTGGATTTGCCAAAATAGAAATTGGTTTGGCTCAGGGTAAGAAAGAATTCGATAAACGAGATAGTATAAAAGAGCGCGACGCGAAAGTGGAGTTGGGTAGAGCGAGGAAATTTTAG
- a CDS encoding protein-L-isoaspartate(D-aspartate) O-methyltransferase, whose product MLDSYKHKGLRKVLVKQLKEKGIKDEAVLKAIEKIPRHFFVEKYAAEVAYADKALQIDAGQTISQPYTVAYQTELLHIQKGEKVLEIGTGSGYQTSILVELGAKVYTIERQKELFDKTLKFLPTLGYTANFYLGDGSNGIPEEAPFNKILVTAGAPSIPDTLLKQLAIGGILVIPVGDEKVQTMTTVLRVSEKEYEKVEFAQFRFVPLIGDKAW is encoded by the coding sequence ATGCTCGATTCGTATAAACATAAAGGATTAAGAAAGGTTTTAGTAAAGCAACTTAAAGAGAAGGGCATTAAGGATGAGGCTGTTCTAAAGGCAATTGAAAAAATACCGCGCCATTTTTTTGTTGAAAAATATGCTGCTGAAGTTGCTTATGCAGATAAAGCTCTGCAAATCGACGCGGGGCAAACGATTTCTCAACCATACACCGTGGCCTACCAAACCGAGCTTTTACACATACAAAAAGGTGAAAAAGTACTCGAGATCGGAACAGGCTCTGGCTACCAAACGTCCATTTTAGTGGAACTTGGTGCTAAAGTGTATACAATAGAACGACAAAAAGAATTATTTGATAAGACATTAAAGTTTCTGCCTACTCTTGGCTACACTGCAAACTTTTACTTGGGTGATGGTTCTAACGGTATTCCTGAAGAGGCTCCATTTAATAAAATACTAGTAACAGCCGGTGCTCCAAGCATTCCGGACACGCTGTTAAAACAACTGGCCATTGGTGGGATTTTAGTTATACCTGTTGGTGATGAAAAAGTACAAACCATGACAACCGTATTGCGGGTGTCTGAAAAAGAATACGAAAAGGTAGAATTCGCTCAGTTCAGGTTCGTTCCTCTGATTGGGGATAAAGCCTGGTAG
- a CDS encoding S41 family peptidase has translation MFKRYKKTLLVLAVAASSLGTMAFVDDFFEISKNLDIFSALYREVNTNYVDEVEPAKLMRTGIDAMLKSLDPYTNFYSESEIEDVRFMTTGQYGGIGATIAQRKGEIVVNEPYEGSPAQTAGLRAGDIIVAIDGKSTKGKNSGDVTTFLKGQPNTPVVLTLRRPGENADFQKTLTRQEIKIKNVPYFSMVTDNIGYIKLTGFTQNAGNEVKDALAELKKNGGLKAVILDLRGNPGGLLNEAVNVTNVFVDRGQLIVTTKGKVADNNRSYKTLNTPIDLAIPVAVLTNSQSASASEIVSGAIQDLDRGVVVGQRTFGKGLVQNTRPLAFNTQMKITVAKYYIPSGRCIQALDYTHRNPDGSVGKIPDSLIREFKTTNGRKVYDGGGVTPDFVTDQNSLSSIAISLLSKSLLFDYATNYRNKNATIAPAKTFTLSDADYNDFVKYLSDKDYDYVTASEKTLEEYKNAAIKEKYFDAIKPDYEKLKNSLKHDKQSDLVKFKDEISGLLESEIATRYYYQRGKIESTLKRDKDIKKAVEVLTNTNQYNTALAVKN, from the coding sequence ATGTTTAAAAGATATAAAAAAACGCTCTTAGTATTAGCTGTTGCAGCAAGTTCGCTGGGAACAATGGCCTTTGTAGATGATTTCTTTGAAATCTCTAAAAACCTCGATATTTTTTCCGCTCTCTACCGGGAAGTAAACACTAATTATGTGGATGAGGTTGAACCTGCAAAACTCATGCGCACCGGTATAGATGCCATGCTCAAATCACTTGATCCATATACCAACTTTTACTCTGAATCGGAGATCGAAGATGTAAGGTTTATGACCACCGGACAGTATGGAGGAATTGGTGCTACCATCGCTCAGCGAAAAGGTGAAATTGTTGTAAATGAACCTTACGAAGGTTCTCCTGCACAAACTGCCGGCTTACGTGCAGGCGATATTATTGTAGCTATTGATGGAAAATCAACCAAAGGAAAGAACAGTGGTGATGTAACTACTTTTTTAAAAGGCCAACCCAATACCCCGGTTGTACTTACATTACGCCGTCCGGGAGAAAACGCCGATTTTCAAAAAACACTTACCCGTCAGGAAATCAAAATCAAAAATGTACCGTATTTCAGTATGGTTACTGATAATATTGGCTACATCAAACTAACTGGCTTTACCCAAAATGCCGGCAATGAAGTAAAAGATGCTCTTGCCGAGTTAAAGAAAAACGGAGGATTAAAAGCTGTTATACTTGATCTAAGAGGCAATCCTGGTGGTTTATTAAATGAAGCGGTAAATGTTACCAATGTGTTTGTTGATCGTGGACAATTAATCGTAACCACCAAAGGAAAGGTAGCAGATAATAATCGTTCGTATAAGACTTTAAATACCCCAATTGATTTAGCAATCCCGGTAGCAGTACTAACAAACAGCCAATCGGCTTCTGCTTCGGAAATTGTTTCTGGAGCAATTCAGGACCTGGATCGTGGCGTAGTAGTTGGTCAACGTACTTTTGGTAAGGGATTGGTTCAGAACACCCGCCCATTGGCGTTTAACACCCAAATGAAAATCACCGTTGCTAAATATTATATTCCTAGTGGCCGATGTATCCAGGCATTGGATTATACACATCGTAACCCGGATGGAAGTGTCGGAAAGATCCCTGATTCATTGATCAGAGAATTTAAAACGACCAATGGCCGCAAGGTTTACGACGGTGGAGGTGTAACTCCTGATTTCGTTACGGATCAAAATTCCTTAAGCAGCATTGCTATCAGCCTGTTAAGTAAAAGCCTGCTTTTTGATTATGCTACCAATTATCGTAATAAAAATGCAACAATTGCACCTGCCAAAACCTTCACTTTAAGTGATGCAGATTACAACGATTTTGTTAAATACCTATCTGATAAAGATTATGATTATGTAACTGCAAGTGAAAAAACACTTGAAGAATACAAAAACGCTGCGATCAAGGAGAAATATTTCGATGCGATTAAACCTGATTATGAAAAACTTAAAAATTCGCTAAAACACGATAAACAATCAGATTTGGTGAAATTTAAAGATGAGATCAGCGGTTTACTTGAAAGTGAAATTGCCACAAGGTATTACTACCAAAGAGGCAAAATTGAGTCGACATTGAAGAGAGATAAAGATATAAAAAAAGCGGTAGAGGTGCTTACCAATACCAATCAGTATAATACCGCATTAGCAGTTAAAAACTAA
- a CDS encoding DUF3352 domain-containing protein, whose amino-acid sequence MNKFLAAVVVLVAAVATVVFFYFKSLNSSRYQSQPFKAVPASAAVVIDLRNSEEFLSLFQKNRMLDDLFSSELIADIKSLNSSFLQHADLRNVLKDERILTSVHINSQQSPSLLFIIPLKNTDRLNRFFNNLKGEDNTLKYRLTKIEDAEVYTVGLGNNHKAFSFTSYKGLLLGSFDVELLKNSINVQHSSTDISVGSLIKVENVESTAIKATLYINYKQLGILTDAFLDDKNKGGLGFLTGVAKWSTLNLNYKSDALMFNGITHADLSSADYFAMFINQKPQPVRIPALLADRTSFFVDFGVSDYEQFKKDHKVFLGQSKRTDIHEKWLSSFKKNYNLDLETEWTQFMGNEFALAAYDTQGVTAKASQIAIIALSDTSKAKDFLQKIVIADKRKGISRGNLANYKGFSMFYCGYPDLLSSTLGTVYKNIEWPYMAVVNNYLIAASYQPVLHQFIDDLLVSKNLEQSDNYKKYKQYINPESNVYFYLNFANSNTMLSDNGNKRLIDYTSEKHGIANYYGLTFQLNASGGQFFSNLNFLYEPKKEDQLKDTTSYALIKSVDLDTELTGNPVLIENGNGTHSFAVTDRQNRLYYLDDTGRLLWKVKLTEPMMGLINPIKINGKPYMVFNTTTKVFVVDENGKPYPKFPLSFKRKISAPVSVFDYDSAGEYRLVVPLVDKSVTIFDLDANRMEGWRPKQNVGLVSHPIQMAKVSGITFLFTITDKNKFSFFDRKGNQLASGKLPVMVNNQFYPVLGTKAVDSRYISADTAGNIVTVFFDGRVRSKSFGTWSGEHFFALKNITGDAIPEYVYFDKNHLYVYTSNGSLVYDYVPDGEASSQIQFFEDSSGKNVIGLHLTIADQLIILNENGEVATGFPIKGNTSFIKYYSTTNHADYLITGSSYKLLIYRKN is encoded by the coding sequence ATGAACAAATTCCTGGCGGCAGTGGTGGTGTTGGTTGCAGCAGTAGCCACGGTTGTTTTCTTTTATTTTAAAAGCTTAAATAGTAGCAGATACCAGTCTCAGCCATTTAAAGCAGTTCCTGCATCAGCTGCAGTTGTTATTGATCTCAGAAACTCCGAAGAATTTTTATCACTATTTCAGAAAAATAGAATGCTGGATGATTTATTCAGTTCCGAATTAATAGCTGATATTAAATCGTTGAATAGTTCGTTTTTGCAGCATGCAGATTTGCGAAATGTACTAAAAGACGAAAGAATCTTAACCTCCGTTCATATCAATAGCCAACAATCACCATCCCTTTTATTCATCATTCCTCTTAAAAACACTGACCGTCTTAATCGGTTTTTTAATAATTTGAAAGGGGAGGATAATACCCTGAAATACAGACTTACTAAAATTGAAGATGCAGAGGTTTATACAGTTGGGCTGGGCAATAATCATAAAGCGTTTTCATTTACTTCCTACAAAGGTTTGTTACTTGGAAGTTTTGATGTAGAACTTTTGAAAAATAGCATTAATGTGCAACACAGTTCAACAGATATTTCTGTAGGTTCTTTAATTAAAGTTGAAAATGTGGAGTCTACCGCTATAAAAGCAACTTTATATATCAATTATAAACAACTTGGGATACTAACTGATGCCTTTTTGGACGATAAAAATAAAGGAGGTTTAGGGTTCTTAACAGGGGTAGCCAAATGGAGTACCCTTAATTTGAATTACAAGAGTGATGCATTGATGTTTAACGGTATTACCCATGCAGATCTTTCTTCAGCTGATTACTTTGCAATGTTTATAAATCAAAAGCCTCAGCCGGTCAGAATTCCAGCTTTGCTTGCTGATCGAACTTCTTTTTTTGTTGATTTTGGTGTCAGCGACTATGAGCAGTTTAAAAAAGATCATAAAGTATTTTTGGGACAAAGTAAAAGAACGGATATTCATGAGAAATGGCTGTCATCTTTTAAGAAAAATTATAATCTCGACCTGGAAACTGAGTGGACACAGTTTATGGGTAACGAATTTGCACTGGCCGCTTATGACACACAAGGTGTTACGGCCAAAGCTAGTCAAATAGCAATAATTGCCTTGAGCGATACCAGTAAGGCAAAGGATTTTTTACAAAAAATTGTAATCGCAGATAAAAGGAAAGGAATAAGTAGAGGTAATCTTGCAAATTATAAAGGTTTTTCAATGTTTTATTGCGGATATCCTGATCTGTTAAGTTCAACATTAGGAACCGTTTATAAGAATATTGAATGGCCATATATGGCAGTGGTTAACAACTACCTGATAGCTGCTTCGTATCAACCGGTTTTACATCAGTTTATTGATGATTTGTTAGTTTCAAAAAATTTGGAACAATCTGATAATTACAAAAAGTATAAACAATATATTAATCCGGAATCGAATGTTTATTTCTATCTCAATTTTGCAAACAGCAATACTATGCTGTCGGATAATGGAAATAAAAGATTAATTGATTATACATCCGAAAAGCATGGAATTGCTAATTATTACGGTCTAACTTTTCAGTTAAATGCCAGTGGAGGGCAATTTTTTAGTAATCTGAACTTCCTTTATGAACCTAAGAAAGAGGATCAGCTAAAAGACACAACTTCCTATGCATTAATTAAATCTGTTGATCTTGACACTGAGCTAACGGGGAATCCGGTTTTGATTGAAAACGGTAATGGAACTCATTCTTTTGCGGTAACTGATAGGCAAAATCGTTTATATTACCTGGATGATACAGGAAGATTACTGTGGAAAGTTAAATTAACCGAGCCAATGATGGGGTTAATTAATCCGATAAAGATTAATGGAAAACCATACATGGTGTTTAATACAACCACTAAGGTATTTGTTGTTGACGAAAACGGTAAACCATACCCTAAATTTCCATTGAGTTTTAAAAGGAAAATAAGTGCACCAGTTTCCGTTTTTGATTATGATTCAGCCGGTGAATACCGATTGGTTGTTCCGCTGGTCGACAAATCTGTTACTATTTTTGACCTGGATGCTAACCGTATGGAAGGCTGGAGACCAAAGCAAAATGTTGGATTAGTTTCTCATCCGATTCAAATGGCAAAAGTGTCGGGTATAACCTTTCTTTTTACAATTACAGATAAGAATAAGTTTAGCTTTTTTGATCGCAAAGGGAATCAGTTAGCATCAGGCAAGCTTCCGGTAATGGTCAATAATCAGTTTTATCCTGTTTTAGGAACTAAAGCTGTCGATTCCCGATATATAAGCGCCGATACTGCCGGAAATATTGTTACGGTGTTTTTTGACGGCAGAGTGCGGTCAAAGAGCTTTGGAACTTGGTCAGGCGAACATTTTTTTGCATTAAAAAATATAACAGGGGATGCCATTCCTGAATATGTTTACTTCGATAAAAATCACCTGTACGTATATACTAGTAATGGTTCACTGGTTTACGATTATGTGCCTGATGGTGAAGCTTCTTCTCAGATTCAATTCTTTGAAGATAGTTCGGGCAAAAATGTTATCGGATTACATTTAACAATTGCCGATCAATTGATTATCTTAAATGAAAATGGGGAAGTAGCGACGGGATTCCCGATAAAGGGAAATACATCATTTATAAAGTATTATTCAACAACTAACCACGCTGATTACCTTATTACGGGTTCATCGTATAAATTGTTGATATACAGAAAGAATTAG
- the tsaB gene encoding tRNA (adenosine(37)-N6)-threonylcarbamoyltransferase complex dimerization subunit type 1 TsaB — MALILSLETATACCSVALSENDSIISYKEETSPNIHAGSLTLFIEEVMKTPGKQLTDVDAIAVSMGPGSYTGLRIGVSTAKGLCYSLDKPLIAVNTLKAMAKGFQLTINSNKTTLLCPMIDARRMEVFTAIFDQQLDEVIPTSAVIIDASSFSDILNDKQITFFGNGAEKCSSILTSTHALFDNGSYNSARFIAPLAFEKFLRNEFENVAYFEPFYLKDFVSTQPKK; from the coding sequence ATGGCATTAATCTTAAGCTTAGAAACAGCCACCGCATGCTGCTCCGTTGCACTATCAGAAAATGATAGCATCATTAGTTACAAGGAAGAAACCAGTCCGAATATTCACGCAGGTTCTTTAACACTTTTTATTGAAGAAGTAATGAAAACACCGGGTAAACAACTAACCGATGTAGATGCTATTGCCGTAAGCATGGGTCCCGGCTCTTACACAGGTTTAAGAATTGGAGTCTCAACAGCCAAAGGATTATGTTATTCGCTCGACAAGCCGTTAATCGCAGTGAATACCCTAAAAGCGATGGCTAAAGGATTTCAGCTTACTATTAACAGCAATAAAACCACTTTACTCTGCCCCATGATTGATGCCCGCAGAATGGAGGTTTTCACTGCTATATTCGATCAGCAATTAGATGAGGTTATTCCTACCTCCGCAGTTATTATTGATGCCTCTTCATTTTCGGATATACTTAACGATAAGCAAATTACTTTCTTCGGAAACGGAGCTGAAAAATGTAGTTCAATCCTAACCTCTACTCATGCGCTATTCGACAATGGGTCATATAATTCTGCACGTTTTATTGCTCCACTTGCGTTCGAAAAGTTTTTACGCAACGAGTTTGAGAATGTGGCGTATTTCGAACCGTTTTACTTAAAGGATTTTGTGAGTACTCAGCCTAAAAAATAA
- a CDS encoding DUF423 domain-containing protein: MQKQVLMIASICGALAVALGAFGAHGLKPLLNDYQLSIWEKGVQYQFYHTIVLLVLAFYPKLSVKKSFLRAVWFFLAGIILFSGSLYLLATREVIGFHNATWLGIITPFGGVAFIIGWLSVFIGALRERF, encoded by the coding sequence ATGCAAAAACAAGTATTAATGATAGCATCCATTTGCGGTGCTTTGGCCGTAGCTTTGGGTGCTTTCGGAGCACATGGTTTAAAACCTTTGCTTAATGACTATCAGCTTTCTATTTGGGAAAAAGGCGTTCAATATCAATTTTACCATACTATCGTATTATTAGTTTTAGCTTTTTATCCAAAGCTATCTGTAAAGAAATCTTTTTTAAGAGCCGTATGGTTCTTCCTTGCGGGTATTATCTTATTTTCCGGTTCATTATATTTATTGGCAACACGCGAAGTTATCGGATTTCATAACGCAACCTGGTTAGGAATCATCACTCCTTTTGGTGGTGTAGCTTTTATAATTGGATGGTTATCTGTATTTATTGGAGCGCTTAGAGAACGTTTTTAA